A single Planktothrix serta PCC 8927 DNA region contains:
- a CDS encoding HetZ-related protein 2 yields the protein MTLAESWTNQWRFQLENDYPNHSPNRRESIIRWLLGEHSKTLDSLPSDQQERIKLGLNFRYHILKQRYLEVSSETAYRNLMQRLGSLMILRQKVRLWVATSRDRQRQVVDVLQEVVQEMLNSDRYLQQQIQWISQCTSDRQLSNALLLTTVEEYCLRPIRNQPLLVYRFVNYLCRTQRGGLTQVPTGEWIKQLSDEILSDETDETISLLDNQAVSRYQDDQYFQAQQNQRLTVQTEFEAYLIKNVDPIAAEWLRLYLQGLSQEAIAQTLNLPIKQIYRLREKVSYHAIKNFTLKQNPELVTSWLGTSLSEHRLGLNSDQWQKFWQSLTPTQQQIIQRLKAGETLETIAQALNVKLTQIQQEWTTIYLMAQTIRNQS from the coding sequence ATGACGTTAGCAGAATCTTGGACAAATCAGTGGCGTTTCCAACTGGAAAACGATTACCCTAACCATAGCCCAAACAGACGAGAAAGCATTATTCGTTGGTTACTTGGAGAACATTCTAAAACCTTAGATTCTCTCCCCTCTGACCAACAGGAACGAATAAAATTAGGGTTAAACTTTCGCTATCATATTCTAAAACAGCGCTATTTAGAGGTGTCTTCCGAAACAGCCTATCGCAATTTAATGCAACGATTAGGAAGTTTAATGATTTTACGCCAAAAAGTTCGGCTGTGGGTTGCTACCAGTCGAGATCGTCAGCGTCAAGTCGTGGATGTTTTACAGGAAGTCGTTCAGGAAATGTTGAATAGCGATCGCTATTTACAACAACAAATACAATGGATTTCTCAATGTACCTCCGATCGGCAATTAAGCAATGCTTTATTATTAACAACCGTAGAAGAATATTGTTTGCGTCCGATTCGGAATCAACCCCTATTAGTCTATCGATTTGTTAACTATTTATGTCGCACTCAACGGGGAGGATTAACCCAAGTTCCTACCGGAGAATGGATTAAACAGTTATCTGATGAAATCCTCTCCGATGAAACAGATGAAACCATTAGTTTATTGGATAATCAAGCGGTTTCTCGCTATCAAGATGACCAATATTTTCAAGCGCAACAAAACCAACGGTTAACGGTTCAAACTGAATTTGAAGCTTATTTAATTAAAAATGTTGACCCCATTGCGGCGGAATGGTTAAGATTATATTTACAAGGATTATCCCAAGAAGCGATCGCTCAAACGTTAAATTTACCGATTAAACAAATCTATCGACTGCGCGAAAAAGTAAGTTATCATGCGATTAAAAATTTCACCTTAAAACAAAATCCTGAATTAGTCACCAGTTGGTTAGGAACCTCTTTATCGGAACATCGTTTAGGATTAAATTCCGACCAATGGCAAAAATTTTGGCAAAGTTTAACCCCGACCCAACAGCAAATTATTCAACGTTTAAAAGCCGGAGAAACCCTAGAAACAATTGCTCAAGCTTTAAACGTTAAACTCACTCAAATTCAACAGGAATGGACAACAATATATTTAATGGCTCAAACTATTCGCAATCAATCATAA